ACGAGCACGCCCTTGGGTCGGCCGGTGGAGCCGGAGGTGTGGATCAGGTACGCGATGTCCGCGGCGACGAGGGCGTCGTTCGCGCCCGCTGTCGCGCCCGCGGCCGCGCTGGCGCGCGCGCCGGTCGGGAGCGCGGCGAGGTCGAGCACGGCGGTGCCCGGCGGCGCGAACTCGGGGAGCGCGCCCTCGACGAGCCAGACGCGCGGCGCCGCATCCTCGAGCATGAAGCGCACGCGGTCGCGCGGATACTCGGGGTCGATCGGCACGTAGGTCGCGCCGGCGGCGAGCGTGGCGAGCAGCGCCACGGGGAGCGAGCGCGACCGCGAGACGGAGAGCGCGACGCGGTCGCCGGGCGCGACGCCAGCGCGCTGGAGCTCCTCACCGAGCGCGCGCGCCTGCGCGACGAGCCCGGCGTAGGTGAGCGTGCCCGCGGCGTCGCGCACGGCGATGGCCGTCGGCGATGCGGCGGCGGTGCGCAGGATCCACTCGTGCACCGTCGCCGGTGGCGCGGCGGCGAGCGACGGGCCCTGCCATTCCCCGTCGAGCCGGGCGCGCGTGGCCGGCGGGATCGCGTCGAGCGCGGCGGCGGGGCGGTCGGCATCGGCGACCATCGACGCGAGGAGCGCGACGTAGCCGGCGAGCCACTCGCGCACGAGCGCCTCGCTGAAGCAGTGCGCGTTGTACTGGCACTCGATGACGAGCGGCCGCCCCTCGTGCTGCACGAGGTTGAGGAAGAGCTCGAAGTACTCGGCGACGCGCGGGATGGTGCGCACCTCGCCGCGCAGCGCGGTGCCGGCGAGCAGGGTATCGAGCTTGAGCCCCTGGTCGACGTTGAACATCACGGGCGTCACGGGGATGCGGCCGGGGACGCGCGGGAGCGCGACGGTCCGGAGCAGGCGGCCGAGCGTGAAGCGCGCATGCTCCTGCACGTCGAGGAGGCGCGTCCCCGCGCGGCGCACGAGCGCGCCGACGGACTCCTGCGCATCGACGTAGAGGCGCACGGGCAGGACGTTCACGCAGTGCCCGACGAGTCCCGGCATGCCGAGCGTCGCCTGGCCGGCGGAGGGGAGCGCGAGCACCACGTCATCCTCGCCGCAGAGGCGGCTGACGGTGGCGGCGGCGGCGGCGAGCATCGCCGCGACGAAGGTCACCTGCTGCCTCGCCGCGAAGCGCCGCACCTCGGCGACGAGCGCGGGATCGACGTCGACGTCCACGCGCGCGGCGCGGTAGTCGCGCACGGGGCCGCGCGCGCGCTCGGCGGGGAGCTCCATCCGCGGCACCGAGCCCTCGAACTGCCGGCGCCAGAACTGCTCCGTCTCGGGCGCGATGGGCGCGCGGTCGCGCTGGGCGTAGTCGATGAAGCGCGGCGCGTCCCCGAGCGCGGCGGCGGGATCGCGATAGAGCGTGAGCAGTTCCTGCACGAGCACGCCGAGCGACCAGCCGTCGCAGGCGAGATGATGCGCGAGGAGGACGAGCTCGGTGCGGTCCGCGGGGCCGTCGAGGAGGATGGCGCGGAAGAGCGGCCCCTCGTCGAGGTCGAACGCCTCCACGGGCGCGGCGGCGCGACGCTCCACCCGGAGCGGCCGGTCCCAGACGAAGAACGCCTCGTCGTCCTTGCTGAAGGTCATCCGCAGCGACTCGTGCCGGCGATGCACGGCCTCGAGCGCCGCGATGAGGCGCGCCTGGTCCACCGCGCCGTGCAGCGTGAGCTGCGTCCCTTCGTTGTACGCGAGGTTGGCGTCGTCGCCGAGGCGGGCGACGGCGAGGACCTCGCGCTGGGCGTCGGTGGTGGGGGCGGACGCGACGAGCGCGCCGCCGGCGAACGGATCGAGCGGGGTGCTCGCGCGCTTCGACCTCGGATCCGCCATCAGGCCTCCACCTGCACGTACGTGCCGGGAGCCGCCGGATCCTCGACGAACCAGGCGGCCGAGCCGTCGGCGGCGCGCCCGAGGCGCGCGCCGGGGACGGGCGGCGTGCTGAAGCGCTCGGCGGCGGGCGCGATGCTCGGCGCGGCGGCAGGCGAGGTCCAGAAGCGCGCGGCGAACATCCGCGCGATGGCGCGACGGAAGGCGGCGACGACCGCCGCGAGATCGTCGTCGCTGTGCGCGAGCGTGAGATAGGTCGGGAAGCCCTCGAGCAGATGCACGCCCTCGTCGCGGAGGAAGTGCCAGAGGAAGGTGTTGAGCGGATCGCGCGGGTCGGTGGCCTTCAGGTGCATGATCGACCCGAAGTGCTCCATGGAGACCGGCGCCTGGAGTTCGCGCGCGACGGCCTGCATGGCGGCGACGAAGCGCGCCGCGCGGGCGTTGAGGTCGGCCTGCAACGACGGTCCCGCGTCGCGCAGGTAGCGCAGCGTGGCGACCGTCGCCGCGAGCGCGAGCGGGTGGCGCACGAAGGTGCCGGCGAAGAACGAGACGCCCTGCTCCGGCGCGCTCTCGTCGCCGAAGGCCCAGGGGCCGCCGTCGAGCACGTCGATGAAGGGCCGCCGGCCGGCGACGACGCCGATGGGGAGTCCGCCGCCGAGCACCTTGCCGTAGGTGACGAGGTCGGCCTCGACGCCGAAGTGGTGCTGGGCACCGCCCGGATGCACGCGGAAGCCGGTGACGACCTCGTCGAGGATCAGCACCGCGCCCGACTCGCGCGTGATGCCGCGCAGCGCATGGAGGAACTCGCGCGGCTGGAGCGCCGGATGCCGCGACTGCACCGGCTCGACGAGGACCGCGGCGAGCTCGTGCGCGTGCGCGCGGATGTACTCGAGGGCGCGATCGCTGCCGTACTCGAGCACCGTCATGTCGTCCACCGCGCGCTGCGGGACACCCGGGGCGCTCGGCACGGTGCGAGGGCCGCGCGGCCCGTCGATCCCGCGCAGGAGCACCTCGTCGAAGTTGCCGTGGTAGTCCACCGCGAAGGTGACGACGCGCGTGCGCCCGGTGACCGTGCGCGCGATGCGCAGCGCGGCCTGCACCGCCTCGGAGCCGGTGCAGACGAAGGTCGCGCGATCGACGCCGGTGAGTTCGCAGACGAGCCGTGCCGCCTCGCCGGCGAGCGGCGACGAGGGCCCGAGCTCGAAGCCGCGCTCGAGCTGCGCGCGCACGGCCGCGACGACGAACGGCGGATTGTGCCCGAAGAAGGTCGGACCGAAGCCGCTGAGCAGGTCGATGTAGCGATTGCCGTCGAGATCCCAGAGGTACGCGCCGTCGGAGCGGTCGACGACGAGGGGATACACGATCTCCTTCCACTGGTCGTTCCAGCCGCTCGCGGTGCGCGGGTCGGCGTGCACGGCGCGCTCGGCGCCGATGATCGCCTTGGAGCGGGCGGTCTTGCGGTTCCACGCCTCGGCGAACTGCCGGACCGCCGCGTCCTGGTGCGGCGTGAGCGCTCCCGGTTCGGCGCCGGCGGACACGACGGGGCGGGCGACCGGGCGGGCGACGGGGCGCGCGCGGGGGGCGGACGGCTTCGTGACCGGCGCAGGGGCCGCGGCCTGCACGAGCGCGATGCCCTCGGCGTTCGCGACGGCCTGCAACTGCGCCTTCATGAGTTCGAGCTGCGCGACCATCATCGGCACCATCGCGGCCGCGCCCTCACCCGTCGCCGTGCGGACCGCGGCGGACAGCGCGTCGGGCGCGGCGGCCGGTGCGGTCGATCGCGCGGCGTCGTGCGTGGGGGCCGTCTCCCGCTCCGCGCCCTCGGCGGCGATGCGCGCGCAGACCGCGTCGATCGTCCGCGTGGTGGTGAAGAACTCGCGGAAGCCGATGGTGATGCCGAAGCGGCGCTGCAGGCGCGACGCGAGCTGCGTGAGCGTGAGCGAATCGAGGCCGAGCTCGGCGAGCGACGTGGCGGGATCGAGCTCATCGGCGGTGATGCCGGTGAGTTCCTCGATCAGCGACGCGACGGCCTCGCGCAACGCGGGCGTGCTCACTCCGTGGCTCCCACTGCGGAGGGATCCGCGGTCACGCTGCGCAGCACGCTGAGCTGGTCCTGGATGAGATGGAGTTGATCCTGCAGCAGGCCACGCAGGTCGCGGGCGGTGCCGGTCTGACGGGAACGGACACCCGCGTCGCGCGACGGCTCGACCCACAGCCGACGCCGCTCGAACGGGTATCCGGGCAGTGCCGCACGAGAAACGGTCAAGAGACTGTCGAATCCACTCCAAGTCAACCCATCGAGGCCACTTCGCCAGAGGGCACCGACCGCGGTCAGGAAATCCCCGAACTCCTGCGCCTGGTCGCGTGCCGGCAGGAGGGCCGCGCTCACCGCGCGAGCACCGAGGTTCTGGAGACCGAGGGCGGACAACGACTCGCGCGGTCCGGCCTCGACGAGCAGCACCGGACGGTCGGCGGCAGCGGCCACGAGCCCATCGGCGAAGCGCACCGGCTCCCGCAGCTGGCGCGCCCAGTACGCGGGATCGATCGCATCCGCGGCCGTGATGAACGTGCCGCTCACGCACGAGATGAACGGGATCGTCGGTGAGCGCAGTGTCACCTTCCGCATCACCGACTCGAAACGACTCGCCGCGTCGTCCATCGAGGGCGAGTGGAAGGCGTGCGAGGTCTGCAGGCGGCGACAGCCGATGTCGTCGGCCGTGAGCGCGACCTCGAGCGTGGCGATCGCGGCCTCGGGACCGGCGAGGACGCAGAGTCGCGGCGCATTCACGGCCGCGACGACGACGTCCGCGCCGAGGCGGGGCCGCACCTGCTCGGCGGGGAGCCGTACCGCGAGCATCGCGCCGCCGGGCATCGCGGCCATGAGCCGGCCGCGCGCGACCACCGCGCGCATCGCGTCGTCCGGGGTCATCACCTCGGCGAGCGCGGCGGCGGCGAACTCGCCGATGCTGTGCCCGACCATCGCCGCGGGACGGAGCCCGCCGGCGAGCAGCCGCTGACCGAGCGCGTACTCCAGCGCGTAGAGCACCGGCTGCGCGATCTCGGTCTCGCGCAGCAGCGCGGCCGTGGTCGCGTCGTCGGCGAAGAGCCAATGCGTGAGCGACTTGCCGCGAATGCGGCCGGCGGCCTTGGCGCAGCGGTCGATCGCCGCGCGGAAGATGGCGTCGGCGGCGTAGAGCGTCTTCCCCGCCCCGGCGGTCTGCGCGCCCTGGCCGGGGAAGAGGAGGATCGCGTCGCGCGCCGTGGTGCGCGGCAGCGCGTCGTCGCCCGCGGCGAGCTGATCCAGCGCGGTCGCGGCCTCCTCGCGCGACGAGGCGACGACGACGGCGCGGTGCTCGAAGGCGCGACGTCCGAGCCGCAGCTCGGCGGCGACGGCGTCGAGGGCGGGCGCCGGCTCGCGCCGCAAGCCCTCGGCGAGGTCGCGCGCGCGCGCGCGCAGGGCGCCCGGCGTGCGCGCCGAGAGGAAGAGCATCCGCGCCGTGCTCGGGGAGGGCGCGTCACGCCTCGTGCGGGTGCCGTCGCGGGAGGTTCCCCGCGACGCGGCGCTCGCGTCCGCCCCGCGATGCTCCTCGACGAGCAGGTGCACGTTGGTCCCGCCGACGCCGAACGAGCTCACGCCGGCGCGACGCGGGTGGCCGTCGGTCTCCCACGCGATCCCGTCGCGCGCGACGAGGAAGGGCGAGTCGGTGAAGTCGATGCGCGGATTGGGCGTCTCGACGTGCAGGGTGCGCGGGATGAAGCCGTGGCGCATCGCGAGGAGCACCTTGATCACGCTCGCGGCGCCGGCGGCCGCGGTGCAGTGACCGATGTTCGACTTCACCGAGCCGATCCAGCAGAAGCGGCGGCGGTCGGTGGTGCGGGCGAAGGCGCGGGTGAGCGCCTCGACCTCGATGGGATCACCGAGCGGCGTGCCGGTGCCGTGCGCCTCGACGTAGCTCACCGAGTCGGCGCGCCAGCCGGCATCGGCGAAGGCGCGCGCGACGGAGGCCTCCTGGCCCTGCACCGTCGGGGCGGAGAAGCTCGCGCGCCCCGCGCCGTCGTTGGTGACGCCGACGCCGTGGATGACGCCGAGGATGCGGAGCCCGTCGCGCTCGGCGTCGGCGAGGCGCATGAGGAGCACCATCGCGACGCCGTCGCTGAACACCGTGCCCGACGCGTCGGCGTCGAAGGTGCGGGTGCGGCCGTCGCGCGAGAACATGCCGCCCTCGACGTGCGCATGCCCGCTGTTCACCGGCACCGTCACCGACGCGCCGCCGGCGAGCGCGCGATCGCACTGCCCCGCGCGCAGCGCCTGCACCGCCATCGCGATGGCGGTGAGCGACGTGGACGACGAGGTCTGCACCGCCATCGCGGGGCCGCGGAGGTCGAGGCGATGCGCGATGTGCAGCGCGGCGTAGTCCTTGTCGTTCTGGAAGAGCAGCGCCGCGTCGCCGAGGGCCTCGGCAAGCTCGGGATGCGTGCGGAGGTTCTGCGACGCGTAGGCGTTGTGCGAGACGCCGGCGTAGACGCCGGTGAGGCGCTCGCCGTCGCCGGGGACGATGCCGGCGTCCTCGAAGGCGTTCCATGCGGCCTCGAGCAGGAGGCGCTGCTGCGGGTCGGTGATCTCGGCGAGGCGCGGGTTCATCCCGAAGAACTCGGGATCGAAATCCTCCACGCCGTCGAGCACGCCGCGCGCCGGCGAGTAGTGCGGCGCCAGGCGATCGGGGATCGAGGCATCGATCCCGTCGCGCGAGAAGTGGCGCACGCCGTCGCGCCCCTCGCGGAGGAGCGTCCAGAGCGCGTCGGGCGACGCGGCGCCGGGGAAGCGGCCCGCCATGCCGACGATCGCGATGCGCGCGTCGCGCGACGGAGCGTGGGACGGATCGTGCGTCGCGGCCCCGGACGACGCGCGCGACGTCGACGTCGCGCCACTCCTCACCACGCCCGACTCGCGCTCGGCGAGATGCGCCGCGAGCCGCGCGATGGTCGGGAACTCGAAGACGCGCACGATCGGCAGCTCCACGCCGAGGCGGAGGCGGATGGCCTCGGCGAGCAACAGCGCGAGGAGCGACGTGCCGCCGACATCGAAGAAGGCCGCGTCGCGGTCGGTCACGGGCGCGCCGAGCAGCTCGGTCCAGATGCCGGCGAGCGCCGACTCGAGCGCGGTGAGCCGCGCGGGAGTCGCGGCCTGCGCCGCTGGCTGCGCCGCGCGCTGCGCCTCGGGCGGCGCGACGAACATCGACGCGATCGCGCGGCGATCGACCTTCTCGTGCGGCGTGAGCGGGAGGTGCTCGAGCACGACGAACTCGGCGGGCACCATGAACGCCGGCAGTCGCTCGGTGGTCAGGCGCGTGGCAGCCGCGATGGCGGCCGGCGCCTTGGCGCGCGGCGCGAGCACGAGCGCCGCGCGGAGCCGCGCGCCGGCCCCTTCGCCGACGAGGACCACCGCCGCCGCGCGCACGCCGGAGGCGGCGACGAGGGTGCGCTCCACCTCCTCGAGCTCGACGCGATGGCCGCGCACCTTCACCTGCGCGTCGGCGCGGCCGAGGAACTCGAGCGTGCCGTCGGCGCGATGGCGGGCGAGATCACCGGTGCGATACACGCGTTCGCGACGGCCGCCGGGGAAGCGCGCGGTGACGAAGCGTTCGGCGGTGAGGTCGGCCCGTCCGACGTAGC
This window of the Gemmatimonadota bacterium genome carries:
- a CDS encoding amino acid adenylation domain-containing protein, yielding MADPRSKRASTPLDPFAGGALVASAPTTDAQREVLAVARLGDDANLAYNEGTQLTLHGAVDQARLIAALEAVHRRHESLRMTFSKDDEAFFVWDRPLRVERRAAAPVEAFDLDEGPLFRAILLDGPADRTELVLLAHHLACDGWSLGVLVQELLTLYRDPAAALGDAPRFIDYAQRDRAPIAPETEQFWRRQFEGSVPRMELPAERARGPVRDYRAARVDVDVDPALVAEVRRFAARQQVTFVAAMLAAAAATVSRLCGEDDVVLALPSAGQATLGMPGLVGHCVNVLPVRLYVDAQESVGALVRRAGTRLLDVQEHARFTLGRLLRTVALPRVPGRIPVTPVMFNVDQGLKLDTLLAGTALRGEVRTIPRVAEYFELFLNLVQHEGRPLVIECQYNAHCFSEALVREWLAGYVALLASMVADADRPAAALDAIPPATRARLDGEWQGPSLAAAPPATVHEWILRTAAASPTAIAVRDAAGTLTYAGLVAQARALGEELQRAGVAPGDRVALSVSRSRSLPVALLATLAAGATYVPIDPEYPRDRVRFMLEDAAPRVWLVEGALPEFAPPGTAVLDLAALPTGARASAAAGATAGANDALVAADIAYLIHTSGSTGRPKGVLVPHAAVTNFLAAMAAALPIGPSDRVLALTTLSFDIAALELLLPLVTGASVFVVDRTTARDPRALADAIAAQGITLMQATPSTYRMLLDDGWVPPAGLKALCGGEALPAELAARLHRGVARLWNVFGPTETTIWSTLQEITAVESVVPIGRPIARTQVEIVDARDRRVPVGVPGELLIGGDGVARGYHARPELTAERFVAHPLAQGARMYRTGDLAAWRPDGTLVFLGRADAQVKIRGFRVELGEVESVLAAMPEVAVAGARLWDDGQGDARIAAYVVPAAGRAVDAEAMLRRLRALLPSYMVPQHLVTLAAMPLTPNGKLDRAALPSPMTVEDTPDDPAEWSERERLVARVWTEVLGAPVTRRSADFFALGGHSILVGRVISRLEHQLGVTIGLRRLFEQSRLEDFVQAIPQSRVSGASYEELSL
- a CDS encoding aminotransferase class III-fold pyridoxal phosphate-dependent enzyme is translated as MSTPALREAVASLIEELTGITADELDPATSLAELGLDSLTLTQLASRLQRRFGITIGFREFFTTTRTIDAVCARIAAEGAERETAPTHDAARSTAPAAAPDALSAAVRTATGEGAAAMVPMMVAQLELMKAQLQAVANAEGIALVQAAAPAPVTKPSAPRARPVARPVARPVVSAGAEPGALTPHQDAAVRQFAEAWNRKTARSKAIIGAERAVHADPRTASGWNDQWKEIVYPLVVDRSDGAYLWDLDGNRYIDLLSGFGPTFFGHNPPFVVAAVRAQLERGFELGPSSPLAGEAARLVCELTGVDRATFVCTGSEAVQAALRIARTVTGRTRVVTFAVDYHGNFDEVLLRGIDGPRGPRTVPSAPGVPQRAVDDMTVLEYGSDRALEYIRAHAHELAAVLVEPVQSRHPALQPREFLHALRGITRESGAVLILDEVVTGFRVHPGGAQHHFGVEADLVTYGKVLGGGLPIGVVAGRRPFIDVLDGGPWAFGDESAPEQGVSFFAGTFVRHPLALAATVATLRYLRDAGPSLQADLNARAARFVAAMQAVARELQAPVSMEHFGSIMHLKATDPRDPLNTFLWHFLRDEGVHLLEGFPTYLTLAHSDDDLAAVVAAFRRAIARMFAARFWTSPAAAPSIAPAAERFSTPPVPGARLGRAADGSAAWFVEDPAAPGTYVQVEA
- a CDS encoding amino acid adenylation domain-containing protein, whose translation is MNGGTEAESIAGLGRVPGLPWVAARRAVRPLRVTHALPAPVIAALEASATVADTAIPRLLVAAFADILRRYAPEDAVPLLVTRGDSRVLPLFVGVDADMTLHDAAERIRAAESDAVPRAPAADERALHLAIVRVAGRGSLALSAQGLPREVVAQLLARLVTLLAAAIRSPRVALGAIDLVTATERARLLGAWAGRRNRYPAQASLAALLRATATQRRTAVAVEDAEHRLTYAELVAQAVRLRAQLIAARVKPGARVGVLVERSAAQTVALAGVFEAGAVAVPLEATQPIARLRRMREIAGLEAIVCLANGRDQAAAIAGSGARAARLIVLAPLDTPVAGTLPALLPAARSGGARPAYVLFTSGSTGEPKGVECPHRAVVRLVVGNRLTRVRATDRVLGHTPFTFDVNLFETWGALLNGATLHQSSAALHSLAELGGLLAAHRITVSCMTPGIFREMAQTQLARFATLRLLLVAGEAMPPREAVRAARRYPRLLVVNGYGPTENNYTTEYRVRGRDAEDAPVSIGRPIDNTTVYLLDAAQRLVPPGMVGELCTGGDGLALGYVGRADLTAERFVTARFPGGRRERVYRTGDLARHRADGTLEFLGRADAQVKVRGHRVELEEVERTLVAASGVRAAAVVLVGEGAGARLRAALVLAPRAKAPAAIAAATRLTTERLPAFMVPAEFVVLEHLPLTPHEKVDRRAIASMFVAPPEAQRAAQPAAQAATPARLTALESALAGIWTELLGAPVTDRDAAFFDVGGTSLLALLLAEAIRLRLGVELPIVRVFEFPTIARLAAHLAERESGVVRSGATSTSRASSGAATHDPSHAPSRDARIAIVGMAGRFPGAASPDALWTLLREGRDGVRHFSRDGIDASIPDRLAPHYSPARGVLDGVEDFDPEFFGMNPRLAEITDPQQRLLLEAAWNAFEDAGIVPGDGERLTGVYAGVSHNAYASQNLRTHPELAEALGDAALLFQNDKDYAALHIAHRLDLRGPAMAVQTSSSTSLTAIAMAVQALRAGQCDRALAGGASVTVPVNSGHAHVEGGMFSRDGRTRTFDADASGTVFSDGVAMVLLMRLADAERDGLRILGVIHGVGVTNDGAGRASFSAPTVQGQEASVARAFADAGWRADSVSYVEAHGTGTPLGDPIEVEALTRAFARTTDRRRFCWIGSVKSNIGHCTAAAGAASVIKVLLAMRHGFIPRTLHVETPNPRIDFTDSPFLVARDGIAWETDGHPRRAGVSSFGVGGTNVHLLVEEHRGADASAASRGTSRDGTRTRRDAPSPSTARMLFLSARTPGALRARARDLAEGLRREPAPALDAVAAELRLGRRAFEHRAVVVASSREEAATALDQLAAGDDALPRTTARDAILLFPGQGAQTAGAGKTLYAADAIFRAAIDRCAKAAGRIRGKSLTHWLFADDATTAALLRETEIAQPVLYALEYALGQRLLAGGLRPAAMVGHSIGEFAAAALAEVMTPDDAMRAVVARGRLMAAMPGGAMLAVRLPAEQVRPRLGADVVVAAVNAPRLCVLAGPEAAIATLEVALTADDIGCRRLQTSHAFHSPSMDDAASRFESVMRKVTLRSPTIPFISCVSGTFITAADAIDPAYWARQLREPVRFADGLVAAAADRPVLLVEAGPRESLSALGLQNLGARAVSAALLPARDQAQEFGDFLTAVGALWRSGLDGLTWSGFDSLLTVSRAALPGYPFERRRLWVEPSRDAGVRSRQTGTARDLRGLLQDQLHLIQDQLSVLRSVTADPSAVGATE